The region TCCTGGCCTTTACCGCCATCGCCGTCGTCAACACGCTGGCCATGTCGGTCTCGGAGCGTGTCCGCGAGTTCGCGCTGCTGCGCCTCGCCGGGGCGACCCGGCGCCAGGTGCTGGGGATGCTGCGCACGGAGGCGCTCTCGGTCCTGCTGCTCGCCACCGCGCTCGGCAGCGGAATCGCGCTCGCCGTCCTGACCGCGTTCAGCGTCGGCATGACGGGCGAGGCGGCTCCGGCGGTCACACCCCTGGTGTACGTCGCCGTGGTCGCGCTCGCCGGGCTGCTCGCGCTCGTCGCCACCGCGTTGCCGGGCCGGGTGGCGTTGCGGGTGAGCCCGGTCACGGTGGCCACGGCCAAGGAGTAAGCGGCGGTACGCAATGGTGGGCGCCCCTTACATCAGGAGGCGCCCATCAAGTACGTACCGCGACCAAGTACGTACCGCCACACGGTGATCGTGAGCCCAGAGCTAGGCCGTCACCGGGAGACCGGCCGCCTTCCACGCCTGGAAGCCGCCGACCAGGTCGGTCGTCCGGTGCAGTCCGAGCTGGTGGAGGGAGACGGCGGCGAGGCTGGACGCGTACCCCTCGTTGCAGATCACCACGACCCGCAGATCGTGGCTCGTGGCCTCCGGGGCGTGGTGGCTGCCCTGCGGGTCGAGCCGCCACTCCAGTTCGTTGCGCTCGACGACGAGGGCGCCGGGGATCAGTCCGTCGCGCTCGCGCAGGGCGGCGTACCGGATGTCGACTAGGAGGGCTTCGCCGGCCTGCGCGGCGGAGTACGCCTCCTCGGCCTCCACCCGGTCGAGTCCCTCGCGGACCCGTTCCAGCAACGTGTCGATGCCCACCGGGCGGGGTGCGCTCACTGCCAGTCCTCCGGACGCTCGACGTGCTCCAGGCGCAGCACCTGTCCCGTGCGGCTGTAGCGGCGGATCCGGGGCAGGGGCGGGTAGTACGCGTGGACGGAGATCGCGTGCTCCTCGGTGGACTCGTTGAGCACCTCGTGCACGTGGTGGCGGCCGAAGGAGCGGCCCTCGCCGGCCGGCAGCCGACGTTCGCGGTCGACGTCCTCGGAGAGTTCGAGGGTCTTCCAGCCGTCGGTGGGCAGGCGGGCGGCGAGCGAGTATTCCTTGAGCTCGCCCGCGGCGGCGACGAAGGCACCGACCGAGTCGGCGTGGTCGTGCCAGCCGGTCCCGGTGCCGGGGGGCCAGCCGATGAGCCAGGCCTCGCTGCCACCGGGGCCCTCAAGGCGCACCCAGGTGCGGCCCTCGGGGTCGAGGGGGAGGGAAGCGATCAGCTCGGCGTCGGCGGCGGTGCGGCGCACGAAGTCGAACAGGTCGGCCTGGGTGGGGGCCTGGACCGGTGCGGAGGAGGAAGGCGTGGTGGAGGGGGTGGACACAGACACGGGTACCGTCCTGGGCGTTCGCGTGGGCGCGCGCGGCAGCCGACAGGCAGAGGCGGCGCGCGGGGAGAGAAGAGCTGCGAATTCAGCAGGACGGGCGACACACGCAGCCCGCATAGCGGACGAGGTCCATATGGACCCTCCGCCACAGGCGCACACAGGTGTCGGTCACGATCCGGAGTACACCATGGCGGTCCGGGCCGGTCAACTCACTGTCACTATGTGGACCATTCGGTGACCGAGGGTGCCGCGAT is a window of Streptomyces sp. NBC_00271 DNA encoding:
- a CDS encoding rhodanese-like domain-containing protein encodes the protein MSAPRPVGIDTLLERVREGLDRVEAEEAYSAAQAGEALLVDIRYAALRERDGLIPGALVVERNELEWRLDPQGSHHAPEATSHDLRVVVICNEGYASSLAAVSLHQLGLHRTTDLVGGFQAWKAAGLPVTA
- a CDS encoding cysteine dioxygenase — encoded protein: MSTPSTTPSSSAPVQAPTQADLFDFVRRTAADAELIASLPLDPEGRTWVRLEGPGGSEAWLIGWPPGTGTGWHDHADSVGAFVAAAGELKEYSLAARLPTDGWKTLELSEDVDRERRLPAGEGRSFGRHHVHEVLNESTEEHAISVHAYYPPLPRIRRYSRTGQVLRLEHVERPEDWQ
- a CDS encoding putative leader peptide encodes the protein MVRPAPDHRAQVAEPVRPNPSGGAEPRPSRHPRSPNGPHSDSELTGPDRHGVLRIVTDTCVRLWRRVHMDLVRYAGCVCRPSC